Genomic DNA from Elusimicrobiota bacterium:
CCACGGCGGCTTCTTCATTTACGGGACTCTTCGCATCACCCAAAGGCTCCGCGACTTCCCCCGCCTTTAATAAATCCACACTCAATCCCAACGACTGAAGCTCTCGAACCAAAACGCGGAAACTTTCAGGAACGCCCGGTTCCGTCACAACATCACCGCGGATAATCGCTTCGTACATTTTTGTTCGGCCTTGCACATCGTCCGACTTAACGGTTAAAAATTCTTGTAACGTGTGGCTTGCCCCATACCCTTCGACAGCCCACACTTCCATTTCCCCAAAGCGTTGTCCACCAAATTGAGCCTTACCCCCCAAAGGTTGACGAGTGATGAGAGAGTAAGGGCCAGTGGAACGGGCGTGAATTTTGTCTTCCACCAAATGGGCGAGCTTGAGGATATACATGTAGCCCACAGTCACCTTGTTGGCAAAAAGTTCTCCCGTCCGACCATCCCTTAATGAAATTCGTCCGTCGTCGCTTGGGAGCCATTCCTCTTTCCATCCATTTTCAAGTAATTTTTTCTTTGCTTCTCGCATTAATTCGTAAACTTGTTCTTCTTTCGCCCCATCAAACACAGGCGTCGCGGATTCCACACCTAAGATATGGGAAGCCCACCCCAATGTTGTTTCGAGAAGTTGGCCCACGTTCATTCGGGATGGCACCCCAAGAGGAGAGAGAACCACGTCAATCGGTGTTCCGTCTGGCATATAGGGCATGTCTTCCGGGGGAACTATCTTTGCCACCACACCCTTGTTCCCGTGCCGACCCGCCAATTTATCTCCCACTTGGGTTTTTCGTTTTGACGCTATGTAGACCTTGACCACACGGTTAACGGTCACGGGCATTTCGTCGCCCATTTTGAAATTTTCTTTTTCCCGGGCGGCACGGCTCTTCGCTTCATCGATCAATCGATCGGCAAGCCCCTCAAACATTTTCTTTTCTTCCACCGCTTCGCTTTTCGATAACGCACCCGCCTCCTGGCGTTCCTGCACATCCAGAAGTTGTGCTTTGCGGTCCGCGCGAAGGGATTCAATTTTAGATTCAAGCTCGCTGTCGATTTCTTTTATTTTTTTATTTTCATCTTTTTTAGCCATTTTTTCTTTGCGAATAAATATTTTTGTGGCCAAAATCTTTCCCGTGACGCCCGGCGGAACGCGCAAAGAAGAATCCATCACATCTTCCGCTTTTTTCCCGAAAATAACTTTAAGCAATCGCTCCTCAGGAGTGGTTTGCTGGTCACCCTTCGGGGCAACTTTTCCAACCAAAATATCTCCAGGAGCCACTTCGGCACCCACACGAATGATCCCCGTTTCATCTAAGTTGGCCAAGGACTCCGCTCCAACGTTCGGGATATCTCGGGTAATTTCTTCTGCCCCCATTTTTGTATCGCGAGCTTCCACTTGAAACTCCGACACGTGAATAGAAGTAAAAACATCATCTCGCACCAATCTTTCAGAAAGGAGAATTGCGTCTTCGAAGTTATACCCTTCCCAAGGCATAAAGGCCACAAGGAGATTTCGGCCGAGGGCCAACTCTCCACCTTGTGTTCCCGGCCCATCCGCTAAAACTTGGCCTTTTTTTACCCGATCAAATTGTTTCACACAAGGGACTTGATTCAAGCATGTGTCCTGGTTCGACCGGACATACTTACGGAGGGGATACAAATCCACCCCGCCTTTTCCTTCTTCCACATAAACAGCCACCTGATCGCTCGAGGCCGAGAGCACAACTCCCCCCCGCTTGCAAATCTCAACAGCACCAGAATCGCGAGCGACACGCTCCTCAATCCCTGTCCCCACCAAGGGACGAACAGGGAATAATAAGGGAACCGCTTGGCGCTGCATGTTAGACCCCATCAAAGCGCGGTTCGCATCGTCATGTTCAAGAAACGGGATCAGTGCCGCTGAGGTGGATACCACTTGAACAGGAGAAATATCCATGTAGTCGATTTCGTCAGCCGTTTTTTGTGGAAAATCTCCTTTATGGCGACACGCGACCACTTCATTTAAAAATCGATTGTTCTTGTCCACTGGAGCGTTCGCCTGGGCAATGACATAACTGTCTTCTTTATCGGCCGTTAAATACTCAATTTCATCGGTAACACGTCCCTTTTCAACTTTCTTATAAGGGGTCTCAATAAGACCATATTGGTTGATACGCGCGTAACACGCCAAGGAAGTGATTAATCCGATGTTTGGACCTTCCGGCGTTTCGATCGGACACAGTCGCCCGTAATGGGTGTGATGAACGTCTCGAACCTCAAAACCCGCACGCTTACGGTTCAACCCTCCAGGCCCAAGAGCCGACAATCGCCGCTTGTGGGTCATTTCTGCCAATGGATTTGTTTGATCCATGAATTGGGACAATTGAGAAGAACCAAAGAAACGACGAACCGACGCCACAACCGCCGATGCGTTAACGAGCGTCCGCGGCGTAAGCTGATTGTTTTCCTGGACGTTCATCCGTTCACGGACCAACCGTGCCATTTGGGCAAGGGCCGCACGCACCTGATTCTCCAGGAGTTCACCCACGGACCGAATTCGGCGATTTCCTAAATGGTCGATATCATCAATCTCTACTTTCACCGATACCTTGCCAAATTCTTGATGAGCCGCCTCATTGTTAAGAAGAATAAGGTATTGGAGAGTTGCAATGATGTCTTCACGCGCAAGCGTCCGTCGGCGATCATTCGGAGCTTCAAATTTAATGTCTTTCCGTTCCGCCAACGCTTCGAAGAAGGGCATTAATTTCCGATTGATTTTAAATCGACCTACTTTTGTCAGGTCATACTTCCGGATGGATTTAAACAACATATTGTCCAAATAGCTTTCAGCCTGCTCCGGAACAATAAATTCCTGAGCACGCACCACCCTATAGATGGCTTGAATGGCCTCTTTTCTTGTCTTGATGTTGTCTTTTAAAAGGGTGTTTCGAATGGCAACGTCGTTCACCTGAGGATCCGACTGCAATACGTCAATCGAGCGCACTTTCCTGTCCTGAAGGCGAATAAAAGCTTCCCGAGTGATTTCTTTGTTCGCTTCCATAACCACTTCGCCCGTCGTTGTGTCAACACAATCTCGTGCCACAATTTTTCCCACAACATCTTCGGGCTGACGATCGGCCAAAGAAAGCGTTTCCGTTTCATAAAAGAGAGAAAGGATTTCCGCATCCGATTCAATTCCCATGGCCCGGAGAATAGTGGTCGCTGGAAGTTTCCTTTTTTTGTCAATCCGAACAAATATCGCGTTGTTTAAATCAAATTCAAATTCAACCCATGCACCGCGGTAAGGGATCAGGCGTGCGAAGAAAAGTCGCTTGCCGTATGAAGAGATCTTTTTTTCTTCATCTTCTTCAAATATAACCCCGGGCGAGCGGTGCAGCTGACTGACAACCACCCGCTCAACTCCGTTGATCACGAACGTGGCCGGGCCTGTCATGAGAGGGAGGTCACAGAAATAGACTTCCTGTTCGGTCAGAACTTTAGGTTTCCCCCCCGGTTGCTTTTGAACCAACCGCAACCACGCGCGCAATTGCACGGAGTGGTTTGCATCTTTTGAAAGGGCTTCATTCACAGAATACCGCGGTTGTCCTAAAGTATAATGCATGAACTCGAGAGACAACACCTCATCGGTGCTCGTAATAGGAAATACGTCCATAAAGGCAGCCTGCAAGCCTTGGATCTTCCGCTCAGAGGGCGGCACATCCGATTGAAGAAATTCTTCATAGGAACGTGTCTGCATTTCCAGCAGCGGTGGCAATTCGATGGACGGATGAATACGAGCAAAAGACAGCTTTTTCATATGAGGATTACCCGGTTCTCCTTACAGCGCGAATAAATTAGGAACGGTTTATGGTCACCCAGATATTTTCTCTGGCCCCTGGACGCAAAGGAGCAAGTGGTGCCTCGGTAATTTATTTAACTTCGACAGTGGCCCCAACGTCCGCTAATTTTTTCTTCATTTCTTCAGCGGCATCTTTTGAAAGACCGTCTTTGACGTTCTTGGGAGCGGCTTCCACTAAATCCTTTGCTTCTTTGAGGCCCAATCCCGTCAACTCACGAACGACCTTGATGACGTTGATTTTTTGTTGACCTGCGCCTTGAAGAACGACAGCAAAACTTGTCTTCTCTTCTGCCGCGGGAGCCGCAGCACCTGCGGACACGGCGCCACCAACAACGACAGCGGGAGCAGCCGAAATTCCATATTTTTCTTCCAAGCCCTTGACGAGCTTATGTACGTCCAGAATTGTCCATGAATCAATCGATTCCATCACATCTTCTGCTGTGCACTTCGACATATTTCCTCCGAGAGGGCAGTCGCCCCAAGGGACAAAATGTCCCTAAATATTAAACAGATCCGGCTTTTTCTATCTTTTTAGCCACCTGTTCCAACACGCTGGCCAGATTTCGAAGATCGGCAGTCAACACGCCAGCCAATTGTGTAACAGGTCCTTGAAGACGGGCTAAAAGTTGTGAAAGCAGAATAGACCGAGGTGGGAGAGAAGCAACCACTTTCAGATCAGCCGATTTTATAATTTTGCCATCTATGTATCCCGCCCGAACTTTCATG
This window encodes:
- the rpoB gene encoding DNA-directed RNA polymerase subunit beta — its product is MKKLSFARIHPSIELPPLLEMQTRSYEEFLQSDVPPSERKIQGLQAAFMDVFPITSTDEVLSLEFMHYTLGQPRYSVNEALSKDANHSVQLRAWLRLVQKQPGGKPKVLTEQEVYFCDLPLMTGPATFVINGVERVVVSQLHRSPGVIFEEDEEKKISSYGKRLFFARLIPYRGAWVEFEFDLNNAIFVRIDKKRKLPATTILRAMGIESDAEILSLFYETETLSLADRQPEDVVGKIVARDCVDTTTGEVVMEANKEITREAFIRLQDRKVRSIDVLQSDPQVNDVAIRNTLLKDNIKTRKEAIQAIYRVVRAQEFIVPEQAESYLDNMLFKSIRKYDLTKVGRFKINRKLMPFFEALAERKDIKFEAPNDRRRTLAREDIIATLQYLILLNNEAAHQEFGKVSVKVEIDDIDHLGNRRIRSVGELLENQVRAALAQMARLVRERMNVQENNQLTPRTLVNASAVVASVRRFFGSSQLSQFMDQTNPLAEMTHKRRLSALGPGGLNRKRAGFEVRDVHHTHYGRLCPIETPEGPNIGLITSLACYARINQYGLIETPYKKVEKGRVTDEIEYLTADKEDSYVIAQANAPVDKNNRFLNEVVACRHKGDFPQKTADEIDYMDISPVQVVSTSAALIPFLEHDDANRALMGSNMQRQAVPLLFPVRPLVGTGIEERVARDSGAVEICKRGGVVLSASSDQVAVYVEEGKGGVDLYPLRKYVRSNQDTCLNQVPCVKQFDRVKKGQVLADGPGTQGGELALGRNLLVAFMPWEGYNFEDAILLSERLVRDDVFTSIHVSEFQVEARDTKMGAEEITRDIPNVGAESLANLDETGIIRVGAEVAPGDILVGKVAPKGDQQTTPEERLLKVIFGKKAEDVMDSSLRVPPGVTGKILATKIFIRKEKMAKKDENKKIKEIDSELESKIESLRADRKAQLLDVQERQEAGALSKSEAVEEKKMFEGLADRLIDEAKSRAAREKENFKMGDEMPVTVNRVVKVYIASKRKTQVGDKLAGRHGNKGVVAKIVPPEDMPYMPDGTPIDVVLSPLGVPSRMNVGQLLETTLGWASHILGVESATPVFDGAKEEQVYELMREAKKKLLENGWKEEWLPSDDGRISLRDGRTGELFANKVTVGYMYILKLAHLVEDKIHARSTGPYSLITRQPLGGKAQFGGQRFGEMEVWAVEGYGASHTLQEFLTVKSDDVQGRTKMYEAIIRGDVVTEPGVPESFRVLVRELQSLGLSVDLLKAGEVAEPLGDAKSPVNEEAAVAKE
- the rplL gene encoding 50S ribosomal protein L7/L12, coding for MSKCTAEDVMESIDSWTILDVHKLVKGLEEKYGISAAPAVVVGGAVSAGAAAPAAEEKTSFAVVLQGAGQQKINVIKVVRELTGLGLKEAKDLVEAAPKNVKDGLSKDAAEEMKKKLADVGATVEVK